The Argopecten irradians isolate NY chromosome 16, Ai_NY, whole genome shotgun sequence genome window below encodes:
- the LOC138310512 gene encoding uncharacterized protein isoform X2, with the protein MNMAVTVKAVSFRGLSLVSRVATSIAVAAGQRLSLSEAVVVYFAATLDCRGEDSLSLADVDDEPATPPAPTPVSVRRSGRVRRAPAWHKDYIM; encoded by the exons GCTGTGTCCTTCCGTGGCCTTAGCCTGGTTAGCCGGGTGGCAACCTCGATTGCTGTTGCGGCTGGCCAGCGTCTGTCTCTGTCGGAGGCCGTG GTTGTGTACTTTGCTGCTACGCTCGACTGCCGAGGGGAGGATAGCCTTAGCCTTGCAGATGTCGATGATGAGCCAGCCACACCACCCGCTCCCACCCCTGTGTCTGTCCGTAGGTCTGGCCGTGTGAGGAGGGCACCAGCTTGGCACAAGGATTACatcatgtga